A region of Culicoides brevitarsis isolate CSIRO-B50_1 chromosome 1, AGI_CSIRO_Cbre_v1, whole genome shotgun sequence DNA encodes the following proteins:
- the LOC134837392 gene encoding uncharacterized protein LOC134837392, which yields MFLIAIILSLLHVALSSHEEQNSWKHQKVVNKVPLYEFCHWHTIDWVGLEHRNDESPCNLHGDKGNYIAEKNIPTKLRLYNGRAYVVIERSVGVYSSLSYFDLCDVGKNKECPKLKCFRNCARNQLAELGKCPDDDVNYLINVRDIQFTRDKKAWVLDIGAYFLNESTPVFHRAPRLCLYDVSLATPSQKFCSSFPTRLYNAGNQLGLNAIEVKEDGDKNDFVYIFNAASATIVVYSEKENKFWGIRAALFKAEPSQSLFTFNLPHHKEHKFVSRDGVFSGTSDKYGLFVSAKASDDLYYVSYSTLDDKMNEFMPETTFDISDVGTYNPNGHTYDFLRHKNVLYFIQPERHALVCANKKFEVTEETLQVLSVDPEKLAHLTSIDFYHQHPDNRELYLLSNNLVDIKVNGFDKKKKNFVISVVDLEEVERLNPECLGYHKGHRYLDYPYNTCTRK from the coding sequence atgtttcttatCGCGATCATACTTTCACTTCTTCACGTTGCCCTGTCATCTCACGAAGAGCAAAATTCCTGGAAACATCAAAAAGTCGTGAACAAAGTGCCACTTTACGAGTTTTGTCATTGGCACACAATCGACTGGGTTGGTTTGGAACATCGAAATGACGAAAGTCCGTGCAATTTACATGGCGACAAAGGAAATTACATCGCAGAGAAGAATATCCCGACAAAATTGCGTCTTTACAATGGACGTGCCTATGTCGTCATCGAACGAAGTGTCGGCGTTTACTCGTCCTTGAGTTATTTTGACCTGTGTGACGTTGGCAAAAACAAAGAATGTCCGAAATTGAAGTGTTTCCGCAATTGCGCCCGGAATCAATTGGCCGAATTGGGAAAATGTCCCGATGACGATgtgaattatttgataaatgttCGCGATATTCAGTTCACGCGAGATAAAAAAGCGTGGGTGCTTGACATTGGAGcttattttttgaacgaatCGACGCCAGTTTTTCATCGTGCACCACGTCTTTGCTTGTATGACGTCTCTTTGGCAACACCATCACAGAAATTTTGCTCATCTTTCCCGACGCGACTTTACAACGCTGGAAACCAACTTGGCTTGAACGCCATCGAAGTGAAGGAAGATGGcgacaaaaatgattttgtgTACATTTTTAATGCAGCAAGTGCCACAATTGTCGTCTATTctgaaaaggaaaataaattttggggTATCCGAGCAGCTCTTTTCAAAGCCGAGCCATCTCAAAGTTTGTTCACTTTCAACTTACCGCATCATAAAGAGCACAAATTTGTATCTCGCGACGGCGTTTTCAGCGGAACTTCCGACAAATATGGACTTTTTGTGAGTGCCAAGGCGAGCGATGATCTTTATTACGTCTCGTACAGCACGTTGGACGACAAAATGAACGAATTTATGCCTGAAACGACGTTTGACATCTCAGACGTTGGTACTTACAACCCAAATGGACACACTTACGACTTCCTTCGACACAAAAATGTTCTTTATTTCATCCAACCGGAGCGACATGCGCTTGTTTGtgccaacaaaaaattcgaagtTACCGAAGAAACGCTTCAAGTTTTGTCTGTTGATCCTGAAAAACTCGCTCATTTGACAAGCATTGATTTTTATCACCAACATCCCGATAACAGAGAACTTTATTTGCTTTCCAATAACTTAGTTGACATCAAAGTCAATggatttgataagaaaaagaaaaatttcgtcaTAAGTGTTGTGGATCTGGAAGAAGTTGAAAGGCTAAATCCGGAATGCTTGGGATATCACAAAGGGCACCGTTATTTAGACTATCCATATAATACGTGCACTAGAAAATAG
- the LOC134837391 gene encoding L-dopachrome tautomerase yellow-f-like: MVELTIFLSLLISVAFAASPCEKPTKDCNNKTSFVNEVKAQTLCSWEKLLWNDDSVANVCSENQVASKNIPWKFVVINSHVYVLIRSKNPGTYSSLNRFLITDAVANTKNTDGSSQCPALDCYPSCEENQFFASDTCEAKLPEIIDAVDVFRDKCGRLWVFDTGCYHNGTQFQCVRASSLTAFSSDDVLLERISVEEYEYSETYSAMIVNDDELDCESGEEKIYFYLLDSKRKHIRTYSLNERKFWEFRAVPFRPEPSESNFEVQISQNQHFTYTVNTGVKNAVRGPYGLFFHCGAGKYLYHIPYAVLNNEEASKQNELTFQIEKLTKFNKNGQSVGLLNDGNIFYFLQIQNGAVACVNGAELKDFQLITVDKKKFSSTCSIQLYADNTGKKIMVFSNNRFDIHQNGLNETQPNFVISYIDPKDVETFYPECKGHFMDVYRPPGAPADYLAVDKFQQAAAEKNECPHGKDKKEKVELSRSDEALYQMLLAQILGQQKKLSPDCMQKQKPVVYGL, translated from the coding sequence ATGGTCGAGTTAACAATATTCCTGTCGCTTTTGATCTCCGTGGCATTTGCTGCAAGTCCTTGTGAGAAACCCACAAAGGATTGTAACAACAAAACCAGTTTCGTGAACGAAGTGAAAGCTCAAACGCTGTGTAGCTGGGAGAAACTACTGTGGAACGACGATTCCGTGGCAAATGTTTGTTCCGAAAATCAAGTTGCATCGAAAAATATCCCGTGGAAATTTGTCGTTATCAATTCGCACGTTTACGTTTTAATTCGTTCGAAAAATCCGGGCACTTACAGCTCCTTAAATCGCTTTTTAATTACCGATGCGGTCGCAAACACCAAAAATACGGATGGCTCGTCGCAATGCCCCGCTCTTGATTGTTACCCGAGTTGCgaggaaaatcaattttttgcatcgGACACGTGTGAAGCCAAATTACCTGAAATTATCGATGCTGTGGATGTTTTTCGTGACAAATGTGGTCGCTTGTGGGTCTTCGATACCGGGTGCTATCACAATGGCACGCAGTTCCAATGTGTCCGGGCCAGTAGTTTGACGGCATTTTCCAGTGATGATGTCTTGCTTGAACGAATTAGCGTCGAAGAATACGAGTATTCTGAAACTTACTCCGCGATGATTGTAAATGATGACGAACTGGATTGCGAATCtggcgaagaaaaaatttatttttatctcttggATTCGAAGAGAAAACACATTCGCACTTATTCGTTGAACGAACGGAAATTCTGGGAGTTTAGAGCTGTTCCTTTCCGTCCGGAACCGTCTGAGAGCAATTTTGAGGTGCAAATTTCGCAAAATCAGCACTTTACGTACACCGTTAATACGGGCGTTAAAAATGCCGTTCGTGGTCCGTATGGGTTGTTTTTCCATTGTGGCGctggaaaatatttgtatcATATTCCTTATGCAGTTTTGAACAACGAAGAAGCTTCCAAGCAGAACGAACTGACTTTCCAAATTGAAAAACTcacgaaattcaataaaaatggaCAAAGTGTCGGTTTGTTGAATGACgggaatattttttacttcctTCAAATCCAGAACGGAGCCGTTGCTTGTGTAAACGGTGCCGAATTAAAAGACTTCCAACTCATCACAGttgataaaaagaaattttcgagtACTTGTAGCATTCAATTGTATGCCGACAATACTGGAAAGAAAATCATGGTTTTCTCGAATAATCGTTTTGATATTCATCAGAATGGATTGAATGAAACTCAGCCGAATTTTGTGATTTCTTACATTGATCCGAAAGATGTGGAGACTTTTTATCCAGAATGCAAGGGACACTTTATGGATGTTTACAGGCCACCAGGTGCTCCAGCTGATTATTTGGCAGTTGATAAATTCCAACAAGCagctgcagaaaaaaatgaatgtccGCATGGAAAGGATAAGAAGGAAAAAGTTGAGTTAAGTCGCAGTGACGAAGCGTTGTATCAAATGTTGTTGGCGCAGATTTTAGGACAGCAAAAGAAATTGTCACCGGATTGTATGCAAAAGCAAAAGCCGGTGGTTTAtggattgtaa
- the LOC134837395 gene encoding bcl-2-related ovarian killer protein, which produces MVNNADFVSNNETMSLLTVPSNNKRKFSFPVQLHSGALSGDSVSTRRRLSNVGDIFGRKLSSTIGWKQPIPTQDIITQGKCLCGQYIRTKLKRAGIFNRKLGLQRIRSIVGTPSILIVREVFPAILCLAEELERMHPRIYTGVSRQITRNSTGDMPNVETACVLLAAVARNLFLNGINWGKIISLFCIVGGLSVDCVKQNHVDYLPKLVDALGEVIEDELVNFIHENGGWIGLSQRVIPESTELTIVEWLIIAFISIFVLFCIVLVIKFSCYLIFTNET; this is translated from the exons ATGGTCAACAACGCCGATTTTGTGTCAAACAACGAGACGATGAGTCTCCTTACCGTTCCTTCCAACAACAAACGCAAATTTAGTTTTCCCGTGCAGCTTCATTCAGGTGCCTTATCCGGTGATTCTGTGTCCACAAGACGTCGCCTGAGCAACGTTGGTGACATTTTCGGACGAAAACTCAGCAGTACGATCGGCTGGAAGCAACCAATTCCCACACAAGACATCATCACGCAAGGAAAATGTCTCTGCGGACAATATATCAggacaaaattaaaacgagCGGGGATTTTTAATCGCAAACTGGGACTGCAACGGATACGAAGTATTGTGGGAACGCCCAGTATTCTCATCGTGCGAGAAGTTTTTCCGGCAATTCTTTGT CTCGCTGAGGAACTCGAACGTATGCATCCGCGCATCTACACCGGTGTCTCGCGACAAATCACACGAAACTCCACGGGAGACATGCCTAATGTGGAAACAGCGTGTGTCCTGCTCGCGGCAGTTGCGCGAAATCTCTTCCTAAATGGCAtcaattggggcaaaattatcTCGTTATTTTGCATCGTTGGCGGCTTATCGGTGGATTGCGTGAAGCAGAATCACGTCGATTATCTGCCGAAATTGGTCGATGCGCTGGGGGAAGTTATCGAGGATGAACtagtcaattttatacatGAGAACG GAGGCTGGATTGGCTTGAGTCAGAGAGTGATACCAGAATCAACTGAACTGACGATTGTGGAGTGGCTTATTATTGCATTTATCTCTATTTTTGTTCTCTTTTGCATCGTTTTagtcatcaaattttcttgttatctaatttttacgaatgaaacttga
- the LOC134837390 gene encoding protein yellow-like, with translation MRNASNAHKSCEKPKVTNKVPVSELCSFNFTEWENFTYNNAEDLENFCNEHGTNGNYLIDKAVPNKILVHKDKVFVAMNRVVGVYSTLNYFSMSDITSDKVCPKLKCYPNCEVNTLATYRVCPKAKYYLTNVVDMQISKCGVLWVLDSGHYDDESGRFGSVEMQEPCLCQYNLSAAAGENPFMACWLFPEDFYNERNVMGYQSFVVNCASGCDDCFIYVFNSLDGKILVFSLKTEYMWTYEGIKLSPEPDDAVFEVTLPDYTKHSYVALLGAAGIIDGSKLHFAKRPGKELYSIPYAVLEDPDNSVLKGFDNNIKIVGCLNEKGQLNSMVASDDVVFGAQEQNHAIVCYNKKSHVSSDDVQLIVQDRSKYPYIASVCLNSDKPGDSQVYFLSNNLFDIQKNGLNQKTKNFRIFYFNVKEVQQLYPDCKGYFKDLDMKFVLPSPHMDAKKFYETVNAQKKAACNSD, from the exons ATGCGGAAC GCCTCAAATGCACACAAAAGCTGCGAAAAGCCAAAAGTAACCAACAAAGTACCTGTCAGCGAGTTATGCAGCTTCAATTTCACCGAATGGGAGAATTTTACGTACAACAACGCCGAGGATTTGGAGAATTTTTGCAATGAACATGGCACTAACGGGAATTATTTGATAGACAAAGCGGTCCCAAACAAGATTTTGGTGCACAAGGATAAGGTTTTCGTTGCCATGAACCGCGTTGTGGGAGTTTATTCGACCTTGAACTACTTTTCCATGAGCGACATCACAAGTGATAAGGTTTGCCCCAAGCTGAAATGCTATCCAAACTGCGAAGTTAATACTTTGGCGACTTACCGTGTGTGTCCCAAAGCCAAATATTACCTCACGAATGTCGTGGATATGCAAATCAGCAAATGTGGCGTGCTGTGGGTGCTTGATTCGGGGCATTATGATGACGAAAGCGGAAGATTTGGGTCTGTGGAGATGCAGGAGCCGTGTTTGTGTCAATATAACTTGTCAGCAGCTGCCGGAGAAAATCCCTTTATGGCTTGCTGGTTGTTCCCAGAAGATTTTTACAATGAGCGGAACGTTATGGGATACCAGTCGTTCGTTGTTAACTGCGCTTCTGGATGCGACGATTGCTTTATTTACGTTTTCAACTCGTTAGACGGtaaaattctcgttttttcGCTGAAAACGGAGTACATGTGGACATATGAGGGTATAAAACTCTCCCCGGAACCCGATGATGCGGTATTTGAAGTGACGCTACCCGATTACACGAAACACTCGTACGTGGCGTTGTTAGGAGCAGCTGGAATAATCGATGGATCTAAGCTACATTTTGCTAAAAGACCCGGAAAGGAACTTTATAGCATTCCGTATGCGGTTTTAGAGGACCCGGATAACTCCGTGCTGAAGGGATTCGATAACAACATCAAAATTGTCGGTTGTTTGAACGAAAAAGGGCAACTTAACAGCATGGTGGCATCAGATGACGTCGTTTTTGGGGCGCAAGAACAAAATCACGCCATCGTttgttataataaaaagtcACATGTGTCATCGGATGATGTCCAGCTGATTGTACAAGATCGCTCCAAATACCCTTACATCGCGAGCGTTTGTCTGAATTCCGACAAACCGGGCGATTCGCAAGTTTATTTCTTGTCCAATAATCTTTTTGACATCCAAAAGAACGGATTGAAccaaaaaacgaagaatttcaggattttttactttaatgtcAAGGAAGTGCAGCAACTTTATCCCGATTGCAAGGGATATTTCAAAGATTTGGACATGAAATTTGTTCTGCCGTCACCGCACATGGACGCCAAAAAATTCTACGAGACAGTTAATGCGCAGAAAAAAGCAGCTTGCAACTCAGATTGA
- the LOC134837393 gene encoding L-dopachrome tautomerase yellow-f2-like produces MGQSTFFPILSSIFAIVSCGNDFFDEQKTSDYKVPLTELCSFNYLQWKELPENSLYVPTACVPRAIEKVGNRMFITTPRCTGVPVTLSVFDIDEIVDNKCPQLSAYPSVEANKIYVGSNNIINVQGFAVDQCAKGQRLWLFDTGVMETRYGPTVIEEPAIIVIDTNCNQIVRRKELPTRFYSVKTVQGFTNVVVNTAMDCSNTYAYIVNSLDGTLTVYSYKDDTFWQFYSTLFNMNAYPDSLFQVKTLNGTNVHYQLDANLWHLTVDYVSQKLIFSARSSKHLFTIPLKIVHNQRASLNARELYDIKYLGKLNARGQSSAFELLPGFKTVFGIQEQNYGIFCWNYRKFLSDNEVKLVAGDPELLPFLVDMIVDGSDGSEDQELIVLSNNKAGIVADDFYMGVENFRIFTVSVREILEEYPECGAPCFDLASNDN; encoded by the exons ATGGGTCAGTCAACATTTTTCCCAATACTCTCGTCAATTTTCGCCATTGTATCTTGTGGCAACGATTTTTTCGACGAACAAAAAACCTCCGACTACAAAGTGCCACTTACCGAATTATGTAGCTTTAATTATTTGCAGTGGAAGGAATTACCGGAAAATTCGTTGTACGTGCCAACGGCTTGCGTTCCGCGCGCCATCGAAAAAGTCGGAAATCGGATGTTCATTACGACGCCACGTTGCACTGGCGTACCCGTGACGCTGTCTGTATTCGATATCGATGAAATTGTCGATAACAAGTGTCCGCAATTAAGTGCTTATCCGTCCGTTGAGGCAAACAAAATTTACGTCGGCTCTAATAACATCATAAATGTCCAGGGATTTGCTGTGGATCAGTGCGCGAAAGGACAACGTTTGTGGCTTTTCGATACGGGAGTCATGGAGACGCGCTATGGCCCAACAGTGATTGAGGAACCAGCGATAATTGTCATTGATACAAATTGTAATCAGATTGTGAGGCGGAAAGAACTGCCAACGAGATTTTATTCCGTCAAAACGGTGCAAGGATTCACGAATGTTGTGGTAAATACAGCGATGGATTGTTCAAATACCTATGCCTACATCGTCAATAGCTTGGATGGGACATTGACAGTTTATTCGTACAAAGATGAtactttttggcagttttataGTACGTTATTCAATATGAACGCATATCCCGATAGTCTGTTCCAGGTAAAGACTTTGAATGGAACGAACGTTCATTATCAACTCGATGCGAATCTCTGGCATTTAACTGTCGATTATGTGagccaaaaattgatttttagtgcCAGATCTAG CAAGCATCTCTTCACTATTCCTCTAAAAATCGTTCACAACCAAAGAGCTTCTCTCAATGCTCGTGAATTATACGACATCAAATACTTGGGTAAATTAAATGCACGAGGACAGTCTTCTGCTTTTGAGCTGCTGCCAGGATTTAAAACAGTTTTTGGCATTCAAGAGCAAAATTATGGcattttttgttggaattatcgaaaatttctaAGTGACAATGAGGTTAAACTAGTAGCTGGTGATCCAGAGCTACTTCCGTTTTTGGTAGATATGATAGTAGATGGCTCCGATGGATCTGAAGATCAAGAATTAATAGTGCTCAGTAATAATAAGGCAGGAATCGTTGCTGATGACTTTTACATGGGcgtagaaaattttagaatattcacCGTAAGTGttagagaaattttagaagaatatCCCGAATGTGGTGCTCCTTGCTTTGACCTTGCGTCGAATGATaattaa
- the LOC134837394 gene encoding uncharacterized protein LOC134837394, with protein sequence MKNLIFFATFVFFVSAAKRDVHEIFGASYGAAFFQPSVQIFPTLQETSSALPEIIVNRNARPLDPRSNRNGGYFINRPSIPFNPTQRPQADPEVINEYLPPSTSTERVFNDYLPPPVPSTTPLPPQLDEGYFYDPPDNSYIPPASGPNVPRTAKDLDFFRSVPNSLNRMQVELKEMNCMANPSGYFKAQLRIHNNIDTFPVVEHDTNDPRCEIQTLRSQSLINIVSDDFNRCGIYSCGSDLCLRVRFPLIRGLRTRDDLTLTLQCKLLARVAEKTHSIKLGINLNQNQGRSSSDGNNGGVVAQGGGNQQFRSQVGLFRKSDENGFSQALTSGSAVQLGEELMLRAQVRAGDGWNYTRISDIALQRFSPQGELLNSVNLVSPNGCLNHLMRNVCPHEPVFEPPLGYKFGFKAFMFQGMKSGDELVMNVKLNGCLYKRDCLVEARCQHARGKRETTNETKTDVDDAKIFPIETAHLMFRVELPDDEESEYAARTINYTLNSYQVSTLTATGLICGIGGLILIAHFIKNYARYKEFA encoded by the exons atgaaaaatttaatttttttcgcgactttcgtttttttcgtttctgcCGCAAAACGGGACGTGCACGAAATATTTGGCGCCTCCTACGGAGCTGCTTTCTTCCAACCGAGCGTTCAAATTTTCCCAACTTTGCAGGAAACGAGTTCAGCGTTGCCGGAAATTATCGTGAATCGCAATGCGCGACCTTTGGATCCGCGAAGCAATCGAAACGGCGGATATTTTATCAATCGACCGAGTATTCCGTTCAATCCAACGCAAAGACCGCAAGCAGATCCGGAAGTGATTAACGAATATTTGCCGCCAAGTACGAGCACGGAACgcgtttttaatgattatttgcCTCCGCCAGTGCCATCAACGACGCCATTGCCGCCACAACTGGATGAAGGATATTTTTACGATCCCCCGGATAATTCGTACATTCCGCCAGCGAGTGGTCCAAATGTGCCACGTACTGCAAAAGACTTGGATTTTTTCCGTTCTGTGCCAAATTCTTTGAATCGCATGCAAGTCGAGCTCAAAGAAATGAACTGCATGGCAAATCCAAGTGGATATTTCAAAGCTCAGTTGCGGATTCACAACAATATCGACACTTTTCCCGTCGTCGAGCACGACACAAATGACCCGCGATGCGAAATTCAAACTTTACGATCGCAATCGTTGATTAATATTGTCTCCGATGACTTTAATCGATGCGGAATTTACAGTTGTGGCAGTGATTTGTGTTTGCGAGTGCGTTTTCCGTTGATTCGAGGATTGAGGACACGAGATGATCTGACTTTGACACTTCAATGCAAATTGCTTGCAAGAGTCGCTGAAAAAACGCATAGTATCAAGTTgggaataaatttgaatcaaaatcaGGGAAGAAGTAGCAGTGATGGGAATAATGGAGGCGTTGTGGCTCAAGGAGGAGGAAATCAGCAGTTTCGAAGTCAAGTAGGACTTTTTAGGAAATCAGATGAAAATGGGTTTAGTCAAGCTTTGACGAGTGGCAGTGCGGTTCAGTTGGGCGAGGAGTTGATGTTGAGAGCACAAGTGAGAGCTGGAGAtg GTTGGAACTACACTCGAATATCAGACATTGCTCTCCAACGCTTTTCACCGCAAGGAGAACTTTTAAATTCCGTAAATCTCGTTTCGCCCAACGGATGTCTAAATCACTTGATGCGAAACGTTTGTCCGCACGAACCGGTCTTCGAACCTCCCTTGGGCTACAAATTCGGTTTCAAAGCCTTCATGTTCCAGGGCATGAAAAGCGGAGACGAACTCGTGATGAATGTCAAGCTCAACGGATGTTTATATAAACGTGATTGTCTTGTG GAAGCAAGATGCCAGCACGCGCGCGGAAAACGTGAAACaacaaacgaaacaaaaaccgACGTGGATGATGCGAAGATATTTCCGATTGAAACGGCACACCTGATGTTCCGGGTCGAGCTGCCAGATGACGAGGAGTCAGAATATGCAGCGCGCACGATAAACTACACGCTAAATTCTTATCAAGTGAGCACTTTAACTGCCACCGGTCTTATCTGCGGCATTGGTGGCTTGATACTAATTGCACATTTTATCAAGAACTATGCGCGATACAAAGAGTTTGCATGA